CTTTATTCAGGTAAGTTTCCAGGTCTCGGAAGATGATGTACCCTTGCAGCTTGCTGTGCCAATCATAGTCTGGGTTCAGGATGTTGCTGGGGAGAGTTAGGTCCAAGGGCTTGGGAGATGTGCTGTTCAGAGCTGAGATCTGGAAGGACACAAACAGTAGAGTCTAAATGAGGCGGAGGAGCAAGAGGATCCGGGGGCTATAGACTCACCGCAGACCACAGGTTAGTGCAGCCTAAGACTACGTGAAGCAAGAACGTGGGGTTCATTTCGACAGGTGTAGAATTGAAAAACAGAGATCTGATATTAACCTGTGCAGAACGTCAACAGTCTATAAAAAGGGCATTGTGTACTGTTCCAGtctctgttcatagaatcatagaatttacagtgcagaaggaggccattcggcccatcgagtctgcaacagccctcagaaagagcaccctacgtcagcccacacctccacctcatccccgtaacccagtaaccccacctaatctttttggacactaagggcaatttagcatggccaatccacctaacctgcacatctttggactgtgggaggaaaccggagcacccggaggaaacccacgcacacacggggtgtgtTACAACTGTCTGTTATAATAAAGACAGTGAGGAAGGTGCAAAATAAAATCTAACTGGGAATCAGGTGAAAATTATTTGCCCagagagtggagagaatgtgggacaagtcaggagtgtgatgggacactccccacttgcctgggtgagtgcagctccgacaacactcaagaaactcaacaccatccaggacaaagcagccccgcttgattgctccccttccacaaacattcactccctccaccaccgacgcacagtggcagccgtgtggaccatctacaagatgccctgcaggaactcaccaaggctcctcaggctgcaccttccaaaccacaaccactgccatcctgaaggacaagggcagcaggtacctgggagccccaccagctggagggtctcctccaagtccctcactatcctggcttggaaatatatcggccgtcccttcactgGGGCAACAacttggaactccctctctaacagcgcagtgggtgtacctacaccacatggactgcagcggttcaaggaggagacatctgaagggcaactagggatgggcaataaatgccggcctaaccagcgaagcccacggcccgtaaaataaataaaataaccgTCCCCTGACTGTACCTGCGAGCTGAGCTGAACGATTAAATCTCGGAGATCCAGGGAAACTGCTTCCATTGATTTGCTCATTGCAGATTCCTGGCAGTCTCCAAGTTCATCGATCCGTTTAAAATCCACATGAATCCAAAAGATGTAGAGATCCTTGGCGTTTAACGTCAGTCgctccacatcctgtaaataacaacaggcagtgggtgggagggggaggcggcgGCTGACTGAGGGGACGTGAGGGAGATGAGACGGCAGGTGGTATTGGAGGGTGGGTGGCCAATAGCAGGTGGTTGGGGTTGCTAGGAAGggtcatggggtgatggtggagagagacggggggaagggaggatgaggagggggtgatggggaggcaggagagggaagggtgatgggggtggggtggaggggaggggtatggaggaggagtGCGGGGGTATGGGAGAGGGTTATGGGGAGGGGTATTGGGGTATGTGAAAGGGtatgaggagggatatgggggagggctggacgggagggatatgggggttggggagggcggtggggagggtgtggagggggtgggggagggtaatggagaggggtgtggggagggtgtggggggtgggggagtgtgtggggggtggggagggtaatggagaggggtggggagggggtggggggtgggggagggggtggggagggtgtggggggtggggggagggtgtgggggggtggggtggggagggggtggggggtgggggaggataatggagaggggtgtggggagggtgggggagggtgtgggtggtgggggagggggtgggggcagtggggagggggtggggggtggggagggggtgggggcagtggggagggtgtggggggggtgagggagggtgtggggggtggggggggtgaaggggtggggggtgggggagggtaatggagaggggtttagtggagggtgggggagggtgtgggtggtgggggagggggttgggggtggggagggggtgaggacagtggggagggtgtgggggggggtgagggagggtgatggagagcagTATGGAAGAGGGTGTAGGGgaatccggtgggggggggggggtgattggttgAATTGCTCCGGCTCTGATTGGACAGTTAGTGAGTAATCCATACCTGCATCTGTAGCCAATAGCTGTAGGCGAGACTGGTTTCCGGCAGAGTGCACAAGATCATATTGTGATCTTCAAAAGCGGGATTTCCCATTTTCTCGTGTTTCTTTAAAGAAGCAGAATCTGGTTTGAAAATCGGGGATCTGGTTATTCCTACAAAcaggagaaagccattcagcccctcgagcctgttcccccACCCTGTCAGATTGTGTCTGATCCCTATCCTAACGCCATTTATCTGCCTCACTTCCCAACAACAATGAAATGAAAaacaaaaatcgcttattgtcacaagtaggcttcagatgaagttactgtgaaaagcccctagtcgccacattccggcgcctgttcgggggggtgcTGGTACGGGATCAATCTCACCATCTCAATATTGAAAGcaccaattaataataataatctttattattgtcacaagtgggcttacattaactctacaatgaagttactgtgaaaagcccctagtcgccacattccggcgcctgttcgggtacacagagggagaattcagaatgtccaatccacctcacaagcacgtctttcggggcttgtgggaggaaaccggagcacccggaggaaacccacgcagacacggggagaacgtgcagactccgcacagacagtgacccaagccaggaatcgaacccgggaccctggggctgtgaagcagcagtgctaaccactgtgctaccgtgacaccctGCTCCACATCTCCCCACACCCCATACGCCCCACACTCCACAACTGTACAGGGTGAAGAGTTGACCGGCCTGGTGTGTTACTGGAATCACAGTCTGGTTGGACGGGTCACCAGTCTGATAACCTCATGGTCATGTTTGCTGGTGTCAACCCAGAAATAACCAGATTTATGGAACACAAGTTCTGAAATTGACATGTTGGGGGGCAGtgatgtattgtcactggactggtaaaccagagacccagagtaatgctctggggaccccggttcaaatcccaccacagcagatagtgaaatttgaaatcagtagaaaactggaattaaaagtctaatgatgatcgtgAAACCATcgtcgattatcgtaaaaacccatctggttcactaatgtcctttagggaaggaaatctgccgtccttactcggtctggcctacatgtgactccagacccacagcaatgtcgctGACTCTCAATGGGCTCAGTTGATGGGCAATTAGATAAAAGAGACCATTGCCCCAGCATCATGGCTAATTATTAGAGTCTGAACCTCCAACGCCCAAAACTGAAAATCAAAGGCATTGTGAATCTTACATATTTGATGAGTAAATCGCGGACATCGTGTAGGATTTTTCTGGATAGGCTCAGGCTCCGCTGGAAGGTGATGTTGAGAGTGCTGGAATCAGTTGCTGAAGGAATGGTGGAGAGAGCAGCCAAAGCAATGAGCAGCCAAATCATAGCCATCGCTTCAATCTGCAAAGGTCATCAGAGGCTTGTCAGAATACATAACAACATAGGGgctaggagcaggatgaggccattcggcccctccgctCTGTTCTGctgctcaataagatcatggccgatctgattgtaaccttagccccacattcctgccgacccccaataacctttcacccccttgttaatgcgGAATTTGTCTAACTGGGCTTGAAacaatattcagtgaccctgcctccatcactctccggtagcattgtggatagcacaattgcttcacagctccagggtccccggttcgattccccgctgggtcactgtctgtgcggagtctgcacatcctccccgtgtgtgcgtgggtttcctccgggtgctccggtttcctcccacagtccaaagatgtgcaggttaggtggattggccgtgataaattgcccttagtgtccaaaattgcccttagtgttgggtggggttactgggttacggggatagggtggaggtgttgaccttgggtagggtgctcttctcaagagtcggtgcagacccgatgggccgaatggcctccttctgcactgtaaattctatgaagagggagctccgcacactcacaaccctcagagagaaaATACTTCTTCTAAATCCATCTTGAATGGGATTCCCTTTATGTTTAAACTTCCCggttctagtttctcccacaaAGGGAAAGATTCTCTCAGCATTCAGACTGCTCAGTCACGCCAGGACCATATATGATTCATACGATCACCTCCCATTCGATACAGGTCCTGGTGTCCAAGTAAAAAACCCACACCCCAGGACCAGTCACGTgaagcttctctgaactgcttttgaTGCATTTATACCCATTCTTAATAAGACAAAATGTGGACAGAATTCAAGGGGCAGGATCCCCCGCAGCCCGATGtccaaatcgtgttcggcgattgggTGGAGTATGAGCTCCGACACCCGAAATCGGGGCcgccgccggtttgacgccggtcaaaccatgctccgcccccgaggggccgagttcccgaccgcgtgggacacgtgccatgttgtacggcgcgaccgctgcagaccGGCGCGGTGCACacgcgtggccacggacccagccattctccggctgtttttggggggcggggagccgggagtttcacccggctccactgccagcccctcaccggcCCCGGAATCGGTGAGCGTTTGCCGCCAATTCTTCCGGCGTAGaactgccgccaattctccggttgaGCCGCTGAAATGCAGAATCCAGCCGGTGGTGTCACTAAAACCCTGCAACAAAACATCCCAACAaatatcaaagcaaattactgcgggtgctgcaaAAACAGCAAACACTGGACAAGCTGCGGAGGGAGAACGGGGCGAACGTTTCAAGAGGGTGAGgtattgggggtgatggaggagtggaccagggtatcccagagggaacggtccctgcggaatgctgacggggggagtgaggggaagatgtgtttggcggTGGCATCATGCTGAACCTGGCGGAGGGCGAtacttttttaaataatctttattgtcacaagtaggctaacattaactctgtaatgaagttactgtgaaaagcccctagtcgccacactccggcgcctgttcgggtcacagagggagaattcagaatgtccaatccacctaacagcacgtctttcgggacttgtgggaacaaccggagcatccggacgaaacccacgcagactccacacggacagtgctgagggagcgctgcactgtcagagggtcagtactgagggagtgacgcagtgtcagagggtcagtactgagggagtgccgcactgtcagagggtcagtactgagggagtgccgcactgtcagagggtcagtactgagggagtgccacactgtcagagggtcagtactgagggagtgctgcactgtcagagggtcagtactgagggagtgacgcagtgtcagagggtcagtactgagagagtgctgcactgtcagagggtcagtactgagggagtgccgcactgtcagagggtcagcactgagggagtgctgcactgtcagagggtcagtactgagggagtgctgtacattcagagggtcagtactgagggagtgctgcactgtcagagggtcagtactgagggagtgctgcactatcagagggtcagtactgagggaatgccgcactgtcatagggtcagtactgagggagtgccgcactgtcagagggtcagtactgagggagtgctgcactgtcagagggtcagtactgagggaatgccgcactgtcatagggtcagtactgagggagtgccgcactgtcagaggacgaatactgagggagtgccgcactgtcgacggtgagtactgagggagtgccgcactgtcagagggtcagtactgagggagcgctgcactgtcagagggttagtactgagggagtgctgcactgttagagggtcagtactgagggagtgctgcactgtcagagggtcagtaccgagggagtgctgcactgtcagaggatcagtactgagggagtgcagcactgtcagagggtcagtaccgagggagtgctgcactgtcagggggtcctatactgagggagtgtcgcactgtcagagggtcagcactgagggagtgctgcactgtcagtgggtcaatactgagggagtgtcgcactgtcggagggtcagtactgagcgagtgccgcactgtcagagggtcagtactgagggtgagctgcactgtcagagggtcagtactgagggagtgccgcactgtcagagggtcagtactgagggagtgctgcactgtcagagggtcagtacagagggagtgccgcactgtcagagggtcagtactgagggagtgccgcactgtcagagggtcagtactgagggagtgctgcactgtcagagggtcagagctgagggagtgctgcactgtcagagggtcagtgctgagggagtgctgcactgtcagagggtcagtactgagggagtgctgcactgtcagagggtcagtactgagggagtgctgcactgtcagaggatcagtactgagggagagccgcactgtcagagggtcagtacagagggagtgctgcactgccagagggtcagtactgagggagtgccgcactgtcagagagtcagtactgagggagtgctgcagtgtcagagggtcagtactgagagagtgctgcactgtcagagggtcagtactgagggagtgcctcgctgtcagagggtcagtactgagggagtgcagcattgtcagagggtcagcactgagggagtgctgcactgtcagagggtcagcactgagggagtgccgcactgtcagagggtcagtactgaggaagtgctgcactgtcagagggtcagtactgagggagtgctgcactgtcagagggtcagtactgagggagtgctgcattgtcagagggtcagtactgagggagtgcggcactgtcagagggtcagtgctgagggagtgctgcactgtcagagggtcagtactgatggagtgctgcactgtcagagggtcagtgctgagggagtgctgcactgtcagagggtcagtactgagggagtgctgcactgtcagagggtcgatactgagggaatgccgcactgtcagagggtcagtactgagggagcgctgcactgtcagagggtcagtactgagggagctccgcactgtcagagggtcagtactgagggagtgctgcactgtcagagggtcagtactgagggagtgctggactgtcagagggtcagtgctgagggagtgctgcactgtcagagggtcagtactgagggagcgccgcactgtcagagggtcagtactgagggagtgctgcactgtcagagggtcagtactgagggagtgctggactgtcagagggtcagtgctgagggagtgctgcactgtcagagggtcaatactgagggagcgctgcactgtcagagggtcagtactgagggagtgctgcactgtcagagggtcaatactgagggagcgctgcactgtcagagggtcagtactgagggagtgccgcactgtcagagggtcagagctgagggaatgctgcactgtcagagggtcagtactgagggagtgctgcactgtcagagggtcagtactgagggagtgctgcactgtcagagggtcagtactgagggagtgctgcactgtcagaggatcagtactgagggagtgctgcactgtcagag
The window above is part of the Scyliorhinus torazame isolate Kashiwa2021f chromosome 12, sScyTor2.1, whole genome shotgun sequence genome. Proteins encoded here:
- the LOC140387131 gene encoding cardiotrophin-like cytokine factor 1, giving the protein MAMIWLLIALAALSTIPSATDSSTLNITFQRSLSLSRKILHDVRDLLIKYKHEKMGNPAFEDHNMILCTLPETSLAYSYWLQMQDVERLTLNAKDLYIFWIHVDFKRIDELGDCQESAMSKSMEAVSLDLRDLIVQLSSQISALNSTSPKPLDLTLPSNILNPDYDWHSKLQGYIIFRDLETYLNKVVRDFTLLKTKYRE